One genomic segment of Nitrosopumilus sp. includes these proteins:
- a CDS encoding O-methyltransferase has protein sequence MKNLIAQVLDKLSEQSRKEKSREADVPPEDRMLAITKETGELINMILRLKKAKNMLEVGMSVGYSTIWCAEAISEKSGKIITIEKNPNKIKRAQTNFEKAGIADTISIMNGEALQILTELSLKKEYGEFFDCALIDADKENVIEYFDLILPLIAKNGIIITDNMLYPEKYREQMKKFSEYLKKNPNLITITSPIGNGIEITMKIQ, from the coding sequence ATGAAAAATCTCATTGCCCAAGTTCTCGACAAATTATCAGAGCAGTCAAGAAAAGAAAAGTCAAGAGAGGCTGATGTGCCACCAGAAGATCGAATGCTTGCAATAACAAAAGAGACAGGGGAGTTGATTAACATGATTTTAAGGTTAAAAAAAGCAAAAAATATGCTTGAAGTTGGAATGTCAGTAGGATATTCAACTATTTGGTGTGCAGAAGCAATATCCGAAAAATCAGGCAAAATCATAACAATTGAAAAAAACCCAAATAAAATCAAAAGGGCTCAAACAAATTTTGAAAAAGCAGGGATAGCAGATACTATTTCAATAATGAATGGAGAGGCTCTTCAAATTTTAACAGAACTTAGTTTAAAGAAAGAATATGGGGAATTTTTTGATTGTGCTCTAATTGATGCCGATAAAGAAAATGTTATTGAATATTTTGATTTAATTTTGCCATTAATAGCAAAGAATGGAATTATAATTACAGATAACATGCTATATCCAGAAAAATACAGAGAGCAAATGAAGAAATTCTCAGAGTATCTGAAAAAAAATCCCAATTTAATAACAATTACATCCCCAATAGGGAATGGAATAGAAATTACGATGAAAATCCAATAG
- a CDS encoding DUF6659 family protein — protein MSAKQKIDLLKTVQHILNLDPKMRFAAIIDSKGNIREAIMKAGKTSLKTQKEEEHFCKQVAQRRAMRKEFDKSLGKVRYVHVEREKVSQMVIYTKRNIVYFTMEPEMPINTKIRLITKIKKITADI, from the coding sequence ATGTCTGCAAAACAGAAAATTGATCTACTAAAAACAGTGCAACATATTCTCAATTTAGATCCTAAAATGCGATTTGCAGCAATAATTGATTCTAAAGGAAATATACGCGAAGCCATTATGAAGGCAGGAAAAACTAGTCTTAAAACTCAAAAAGAAGAAGAGCATTTCTGCAAACAAGTTGCACAACGACGTGCAATGCGAAAAGAATTTGACAAATCTCTTGGCAAGGTCAGATATGTTCATGTAGAACGTGAAAAAGTATCTCAAATGGTGATTTACACTAAAAGAAATATTGTATATTTTACAATGGAACCTGAGATGCCAATTAATACAAAAATTAGATTAATAACCAAAATCAAGAAAATTACTGCTGATATATAG